A region of Nakaseomyces glabratus chromosome M, complete sequence DNA encodes the following proteins:
- the KIP2 gene encoding Kip2p (CAGL0M02189g~Ortholog(s) have ATP-dependent microtubule motor activity, plus-end-directed, microtubule binding activity), which produces MSASRDSEKYRFETPRVMKSPSPSLDSAVSISSYARSRSSVTRGFRNGSSSGSSSRSSSPLRPGSFGGDPYLQYGKIRNRSESSSYENGSGNLDKYTGTIKVVIRPKPYPTEKIVSWKIHGDKVISHNDIGDFTFDHVFSTGCSNFDIYGKTTQPLIDRLIEGYNATIFAYGMTGSGKTFTMSGTEEEKGLIPLSVSYLFSSLLEKTNTENEKSEVWVSYLEIYNEKINDLLDVASGSNVQNTPSRLFTSTHTSSSGDLKIRDDSECGVRVVGLTQKRCDTSEEVLDWINKGNKNRKTSETEFNTRSSRSHAIVMIRLISKDIRTGEQNIRTLSLCDLAGSERGVGQNERRKEGAFINRSLLALGTVISRLSAENNGSHHTGRAANSQQSLASPNGSSSGNHIPYRDSKLTRLLQPALSGDSVVVALCTIDLAHESSSETLNTLRFASRSKNVALDVSRVYKRINRSAHPFSSPSKLDGGDDRSEQRIQELLIQLQTRDRELAKLREVSAGVASGTMNGAQQNLHPDTQLLTKENLLLKNKLKHYESLLVEDGMGVSGASTRNTSNSSSSSTLVSSSPALDNKGRYAGTNSTGVDAELEEIAQLLPSEVAVMLETKFDNLRRQLQSAHRYSESLEKQLNDSHTETEQLKRSLQTKDKLIEALTSAKRLQQQQ; this is translated from the coding sequence ATGAGCGCATCGAGGGACAGCGAAAAATATAGATTTGAGACTCCAAGGGTAATGAAATCACCCTCGCCATCATTGGATTCAGCTGTATCGATATCCAGCTATGCTAGGAGCAGGAGTTCCGTGACTAGGGGTTTTAGAAATGGTTCTAGTTCGGGCTCCTCTTCTAGAAGCAGCTCACCACTGAGGCCTGGATCATTCGGAGGCGATCCGTACTTGCAATACGGTAAAATAAGGAACAGATCGGAATCATCAAGTTATGAGAATGGGAGCGGTAATTTAGATAAGTATACAGGAACTATTAAAGTAGTGATACGGCCTAAGCCATACCCAACGGAAAAAATTGTATCCTGGAAAATTCATGGCGATAAAGTAATATCACATAATGATATTGGTGACTTTACGTTCGACCATGTATTTTCAACTGGTTGCTCAAATTTTGACATATATGGAAAGACTACGCAACCCCTGATAGACAGGTTAATTGAAGGTTACAACGCCACTATCTTCGCATATGGTATGACTGGTTCAGGGAAAACATTTACGATGAGTGGTACTGAAGAGGAAAAGGGGCTAATACCACTATCAGTTTCGTATTTGTTCAGCTCATTGCTTGAGAAAACTAATactgaaaatgaaaaaagtgaaGTGTGGGTGTCATACCTGGAAATATACAATGAGAAAATAAATGACCTTTTAGACGTAGCGAGCGGCAGCAACGTACAAAACACTCCGTCAAGATTATTCACATCTACACATACTAGCAGTTCAGGtgatttgaaaataagAGATGACTCTGAATGCGGTGTGCGAGTCGTAGGGTTAACCCAAAAGAGGTGTGACACTAGTGAAGAAGTTTTGGATTGGATCAACAAAGGCAATAAGAATCGTAAAACCAGTGAAACTGAGTTCAATACTAGGAGCTCGAGATCTCATGCAATTGTGATGATACGGCTTATTTCTAAGGATATTAGAACTGgagaacaaaatataaGAACGCTATCATTGTGTGATTTAGCGGGGTCAGAGCGAGGAGTAGGTCAGAATGAAAGACGTAAAGAAGGTGCATTCATTAATCGTTCATTACTGGCATTAGGAACAGTAATATCTAGACTAAGTGCAGAAAACAATGGATCACATCATACTGGTAGAGCAGCTAATTCCCAACAGTCATTGGCGTCTCCAAATGGAAGTAGTTCCGGGAATCATATACCATATAGAGATTCTAAGTTAACCAGATTATTGCAACCTGCTCTAAGCGGTGATAGTGTTGTCGTTGCACTATGTACAATAGATTTGGCACACGAGAGTAGCAGTGAGACCTTGAACACGCTGAGGTTTGCGAGCCGGTCTAAGAACGTTGCACTCGATGTTTCACGTGTCTACAAGCGGATAAATCGATCTGCTCATCCATTTAGTTCACCCTCAAAGTTAGACGGTGGTGATGACAGAAGCGAACAAAGAATTCAAGAGCTATTGATTCAATTGCAAACAAGGGATCGAGAATTAGCAAAACTTCGGGAAGTCTCTGCCGGAGTTGCATCCGGAACAATGAATGGTGCACAACAAAATTTGCATCCAGATACGCAGCTATTAACCAAGGAGAACTTGTTGTTGAAAAACAAGTTGAAGCATTATGAGAGCTTGCTGGTAGAAGACGGAATGGGTGTATCGGGTGCGAGCACAAGAAACACCAGTAATAGCAGCAGTTCTTCCACTCTGGTTAGCTCTTCGCCTGCCCTTGATAACAAAGGAAGGTATGCAGGTACGAATAGCACTGGCGTGGATGCTGAGTTAGAAGAAATTGCGCAATTGCTACCATCAGAAGTTGCCGTTATGCTAGAGACCAAATTCGACAACTTGAGGCGTCAACTACAGTCGGCACACCGTTACTCGGAGTCCCTAGAGAAGCAATTGAACGACTCTCACACTGAAACAGAGCAATTAAAGAGGTCGCTGCAAACAAAGGATAAACTGATTGAGGCTTTGACAAGTGCTAAGAGAttgcaacagcagcaaTAA
- the PEP4 gene encoding proteinase A (CAGL0M02211g~Putative aspartyl protease Saccharopepsin precursor; expression upregulated in biofilm vs planktonic cell culture) yields MRLSLSVLMPLALMLLGDYADAKVFQAELKKEKLTKEMLELGFEAHVQQLGHKYVSQYEKANPGTVLPRDHLFYPDQVHNVPLSNYMDAQYFADISLGTPPQKFKVILDTGSSNLWVPSVDCGSLACFLHNKYDHSQSSTYIKDGRPLSISYGSGSIEGYISEDNLQIGDLTIQNQKFGETTSEPGLAFAFGKFDGILGLAYDTIAQDDITPPFYSAIQQHLLDESKFSFYLKSVNDPAAEGGSASDGGVFTLGGVDSSKFKGDLIPLHVRRQAYWEVPLNAIKLGDQSTGKLENTGAAIDTGTSLITLPSDMAEIINAQIGAKKGWTGQYTLECSTRAKLPDLTFTLDGHDFVLSPFEYTLEVSGSCISVITPMDFPEPIGRMAILGDAFLRRYYSVFDLDANVVSLAEAVHSA; encoded by the coding sequence ATGAGACTATCACTAAGTGTATTAATGCCATTGGCATTAATGCTATTGGGAGACTATGCTGATGCCAAGGTATTCCAAGCAGAATtaaagaaggaaaaattgACCAAGGAAATGTTGGAGTTGGGCTTTGAGGCTCACGTCCAGCAACTAGGTCACAAGTACGTGAGTCAATATGAGAAGGCTAACCCCGGGACTGTGCTACCAAGGGACCATCTGTTTTATCCTGATCAGGTTCACAACGTTCCATTGTCAAACTATATGGATGCCCAATATTTTGCTGACATTTCTTTGGGTACTCCACCTCAAAAGTTTAAGGTTATACTTGACACTGGTTCGTCAAATCTTTGGGTGCCAAGTGTCGATTGTGGTTCATTAGCCTGCTTTTTGCACAACAAATACGATCATTCTCAATCCAGTACGTATATTAAGGATGGTCGACCATTATCTATCAGTTATGGCTCTGGTTCGATCGAAGGTTATATTTCTGAAGATAATTTGCAGATTGGTGATTTGACTATTCAGAATCAGAAGTTTGGTGAAACCACCAGTGAACCAGGGTTGGCTTTTGCCTTCGGTAAATTTGACGGTATTTTGGGTCTTGCTTATGATACAATTGCACAAGATGATATCACACCACCATTTTACTCAGCTATTCAACAGCACCTATTAGATGAGTCAAAGTTTAGTTTTTATCTGAAGAGTGTCAATGACCCAGCAGCGGAAGGAGGATCCGCAAGTGACGGAGGTGTGTTCACACTGGGTGGAGTTGATTCATCAAAATTCAAAGGTGACTTGATACCATTACATGTTCGCCGTCAGGCTTATTGGGAAGTTCCATTGAATGCAATTAAACTTGGTGATCAGAGTACCGGCAAACTAGAAAACACTGGTGCTGCGATTGATACTGGTACCTCGTTGATTACATTACCCTCTGATATGGCTGAGATTATTAACGCACAAATTGGTGCAAAGAAGGGTTGGACTGGTCAATATACTCTGGAATGTTCTACTAGAGCTAAACTACCTGATTTAACATTTACCCTTGATGGACATGATTTTGTTCTGTCACCATTTGAATATACACTAGAAGTTTCTGGTAGCTGTATCTCTGTTATTACTCCAATGGATTTCCCAGAGCCAATCGGAAGAATGGCTATTTTGGGTGACGCTTTCTTACGCAGATACTATTCTGTGTTTGATCTTGATGCCAATGTTGTCAGTTTAGCTGAGGCTGTACACTCTGCTTGA
- the PRM4 gene encoding pheromone-regulated protein PRM4 (CAGL0M02167g~Ortholog(s) have fungal-type vacuole localization) has protein sequence MSKEKADNIQWTRAKRGLGGTVFVLVLLLLTFGNVLGIFSTDIPIQSIIASTDSLNSNALIGKASVNSIKKESNNLNSVAHTSMSSSSVAKDGTVIEYDPEKNFKQIINTSPAVLFIRSSEYESNILRKLLTRDYEITPELAIVDLDKHDHDVLLERHILSHKIKSTKVEVLKSTSVKQAKAPYLFINGHSLINNGIADDILKFHEKGQLLTKLKAFAGENIVFNKRDLPSNS, from the coding sequence atgtCTAAAGAGAAGGCCGATAATATACAATGGACTAGAGCCAAGAGGGGTCTTGGTGGGACGGTATTTGTGCTAGTCCTGCTGCTTCTAACGTTCGGGAACGTTCTTGGTATATTCAGCACTGATATACCCATCCAATCCATAATAGCAAGCACAGATAGCCTCAACAGCAATGCTTTAATTGGAAAGGCCAGTGTCAATTCCatcaagaaagagagcAATAACTTAAACAGCGTGGCACATACTTCCATGTCTTCCTCATCAGTGGCTAAAGACGGCACAGTGATTGAATATGATCCAGAAAAGAACTTTAAGCAGATTATCAACACTTCCCCTGCTGTCTTGTTCATTAGGTCATCTGAGTACGAGTCTAACATACTGAGGAAATTGCTTACAAGGGATTACGAGATTACGCCAGAATTGGCCATTGTAGACTTAGATAAACATGACCACGATGTTCTCTTAGAGAGACACATCCTGTCCCACAAGATTAAGTCTACAAAAGTTGAAGTTCTAAAGAGTACCTCTGTTAAACAGGCAAAAGCACCTTACTTATTTATCAACGGACACTCCTTGATCAATAATGGAATTGCCGATgatatattgaaatttcacGAGAAAGGCCAACTACTAACAAAGTTGAAAGCATTCGCAGGTGAGAATATTGTCTTTAATAAAAGAGATTTACCTTCCAATTCCTGA